The following are from one region of the Paenibacillus sp. JZ16 genome:
- a CDS encoding nitrate reductase subunit alpha, whose product MKRKSGLKFFKRMESYSDNWSVLEEKSREWEDMYRKRWSHDKVVRTTHGVNCTGSCSWKVFVKNGIITWENQQIDYPSCGPDMPEFEPRGCPRGASFSWYEYSPLRVKYPYMRGRLWHMWKEALSQHSDPIAAWASIVEDPEKSKSYKQARGKGGHVRVSWQEATKLISAQLIYTIRKYGPDRIAGFTPIPAMSMISYASGARFISLLGGEMLSFYDWYADLPPASPQIWGEQTDVPESSDWYNAGYLIMWGSNVPLTRTPDAHFMTEVRYKGTKVVSVAPDYAENVKFADNWLAPNPGTDAAIAQAMTHVILKEFYHERQEPMFLNYAKQYTDMPFLILLDEFEGGYKAGRFLRASDLGDASQHAEWKPVIIDENTNEITVPNGTMGQRWEQDKKWNLILEREDGSVIAPALSVESQGGEWQTISFPFFDNNANGTFKRLIPAKTIQLADGTERLAATVYDLMLSQYGIGRADSGLGVDEYKDADSFYTPAWQEKITGVKPSVVVQIAREFAQNSLETGGRSMIIMGAGINHWFNSDTIYRSILNLVILTASQGVNGGGWAHYVGQEKCRPIEGWSTVAFAKDWQGPPRQQNATSFFYFATDQWKYEEMGADSLKSPTCGEIRYQHPADYNVLAARLGWLPSYPQFNKNSLKFAEEAAQLGKTTHEDIVKHTLAQIVSGDTKFAAEDPDAPENFPRSLFVWRSNLISSSAKGQEYFMKHLLGASDSLLSTPNEEDKPEEMVWREEVEGKLDLLVALDFRMTSTPMYADVVLPAATWYEKTDLSSTDMHPFVHPFNPAVDPLWESRSDWDIYRTIAEVFSDMAKTHLPGIYKDLVTTPLSHDSISEIAQPYGEVKDWRKGEIEAVPGKTMPNLTVVERDYTKIHDKYITLGPNLATGKVGAHGVSFSVAEEYEELKRLNGTYYDDTIKNGLPKLHTARNAADAILNLSSATNGKVSQRAWESAEQDTGVQLKDISADRAAERITFQSITAQPREVIPTPVFSGSNKMGRRYSPFTTNIERLVPFRTLTGRQHFYIDHEIFLQFGEALPVYKPTLPPMVFGPRDKQITGGKDTLVLRYLTPHGKWNIHSTYQDNLHMLTLFRGGPTVWINNDDAAANDIQDNDWLEVYNRNGVVTARAVVSHRMPKGTMYMYHAQDKHINVPGSEITKDRGGSHNAPTRIHVKPTQMVGGYAQLSYGFNYYGPIGNQRDVYVAVRKMKEVDWLED is encoded by the coding sequence ATGAAACGAAAGTCGGGGCTGAAGTTCTTCAAGAGGATGGAAAGCTATTCTGACAATTGGTCCGTTCTGGAGGAGAAAAGCAGGGAATGGGAGGATATGTACCGCAAGCGCTGGTCGCATGACAAAGTGGTGCGGACAACGCATGGCGTGAACTGTACAGGCTCCTGCAGCTGGAAGGTTTTTGTGAAGAACGGGATCATCACTTGGGAAAACCAGCAGATTGATTATCCTTCCTGCGGGCCGGATATGCCGGAATTCGAACCGCGCGGATGCCCGCGCGGAGCTTCATTTTCCTGGTATGAATACAGTCCGCTGCGAGTGAAATACCCTTATATGCGCGGCCGGCTATGGCATATGTGGAAAGAGGCCTTAAGCCAACACAGCGATCCGATCGCCGCTTGGGCCAGCATCGTCGAAGATCCGGAGAAATCGAAGTCCTATAAACAAGCACGGGGTAAAGGCGGTCATGTCCGTGTGTCCTGGCAGGAGGCCACGAAGCTGATCTCCGCGCAGCTCATTTATACGATCCGCAAATACGGGCCGGACCGCATTGCCGGTTTCACCCCGATTCCGGCCATGTCGATGATCAGCTATGCTTCAGGTGCCAGATTCATTTCTCTGCTCGGCGGCGAAATGCTCAGCTTCTATGACTGGTATGCGGACTTGCCGCCGGCATCTCCACAAATCTGGGGAGAGCAGACCGACGTGCCGGAATCCAGCGATTGGTACAATGCCGGTTACCTGATCATGTGGGGCTCAAACGTACCGTTAACGCGGACGCCGGATGCCCACTTCATGACGGAAGTGCGATATAAAGGCACCAAGGTTGTGTCGGTCGCGCCGGACTATGCCGAGAACGTCAAATTTGCCGATAACTGGCTGGCTCCGAATCCCGGAACGGATGCGGCCATTGCGCAGGCCATGACGCATGTCATTTTAAAAGAATTCTATCATGAGCGCCAGGAGCCGATGTTCCTGAATTATGCGAAACAATATACGGATATGCCTTTCCTGATTCTATTGGATGAGTTTGAGGGGGGCTACAAGGCGGGACGCTTCCTGCGGGCAAGCGATCTGGGCGATGCCTCTCAGCATGCCGAGTGGAAGCCGGTGATCATCGACGAGAATACCAATGAAATCACGGTTCCGAACGGCACAATGGGACAGCGCTGGGAGCAGGATAAGAAATGGAACCTGATCCTGGAGCGCGAGGACGGCTCGGTCATTGCGCCGGCGCTGTCCGTGGAGTCTCAGGGTGGGGAGTGGCAGACGATTTCCTTCCCGTTCTTTGACAACAACGCTAACGGTACCTTCAAACGCCTAATTCCGGCGAAGACCATTCAGCTGGCGGATGGAACGGAGCGTCTGGCGGCAACGGTATACGATCTGATGTTGAGCCAATATGGAATAGGGCGGGCAGACAGCGGGCTGGGTGTAGACGAATACAAGGATGCGGATTCCTTCTATACCCCGGCCTGGCAGGAAAAAATCACGGGTGTGAAACCATCGGTCGTCGTCCAGATTGCCCGGGAGTTTGCGCAGAATTCGCTGGAGACCGGGGGACGCTCGATGATCATCATGGGCGCCGGGATTAACCACTGGTTTAACAGTGACACGATCTACCGTTCCATTTTGAATCTGGTCATTCTAACGGCGTCTCAAGGCGTAAACGGCGGCGGCTGGGCGCATTACGTCGGCCAGGAAAAATGCCGCCCGATCGAGGGCTGGTCCACGGTCGCCTTCGCGAAAGATTGGCAGGGACCGCCGCGTCAGCAAAATGCGACCTCGTTCTTTTATTTTGCGACCGACCAATGGAAGTACGAAGAAATGGGGGCCGATTCGCTGAAATCGCCAACGTGCGGGGAAATCCGTTACCAGCACCCGGCGGATTACAACGTGCTTGCCGCGAGACTTGGGTGGCTTCCATCTTACCCGCAGTTTAACAAAAACAGCTTGAAGTTTGCGGAGGAGGCAGCACAGCTGGGGAAAACCACCCATGAGGACATTGTGAAGCATACGCTTGCGCAAATCGTCTCTGGAGATACCAAGTTTGCGGCCGAAGATCCCGATGCGCCTGAAAACTTCCCAAGATCCTTGTTCGTATGGCGCTCGAATCTGATCTCAAGCTCGGCCAAGGGTCAGGAATACTTCATGAAGCATTTATTGGGCGCCTCGGACAGCTTGCTCTCGACGCCGAATGAAGAGGATAAACCGGAAGAAATGGTGTGGCGCGAAGAAGTCGAAGGCAAGCTGGACCTGCTTGTTGCGCTGGACTTCCGGATGACATCAACGCCGATGTACGCAGATGTAGTCCTTCCTGCAGCGACCTGGTATGAAAAAACGGACTTGTCTTCAACCGATATGCATCCTTTCGTGCATCCGTTTAACCCGGCAGTAGATCCGCTCTGGGAATCACGGTCGGACTGGGATATATACAGAACGATTGCCGAGGTCTTCTCCGACATGGCAAAGACCCATCTTCCGGGAATATATAAGGACCTGGTCACCACTCCGCTCTCTCATGACTCCATAAGCGAGATCGCCCAGCCATACGGTGAGGTGAAGGATTGGCGCAAGGGTGAAATTGAGGCCGTACCTGGCAAAACAATGCCCAATCTGACGGTGGTTGAGCGGGACTATACGAAAATTCACGACAAATATATTACGCTCGGTCCGAACCTGGCTACAGGCAAAGTCGGAGCGCACGGCGTCAGCTTCTCGGTCGCCGAAGAGTATGAAGAGCTGAAGCGTTTGAACGGAACGTATTACGACGACACCATCAAAAACGGCCTGCCCAAACTTCATACGGCAAGAAATGCGGCGGACGCCATTTTGAATCTGTCTTCGGCCACGAATGGCAAGGTATCGCAGCGAGCCTGGGAATCGGCGGAGCAGGACACCGGCGTGCAGCTAAAAGACATTTCCGCGGACCGCGCTGCAGAGCGCATCACGTTCCAGAGCATTACGGCGCAGCCGCGGGAAGTCATTCCGACGCCCGTATTCAGCGGATCGAACAAAATGGGAAGACGATACTCCCCGTTCACGACGAATATTGAACGGCTCGTACCTTTCCGCACGCTGACCGGCAGACAGCATTTTTATATCGACCACGAAATTTTCCTGCAGTTCGGCGAAGCGCTGCCGGTGTATAAACCGACCCTTCCGCCAATGGTATTCGGGCCGCGCGACAAGCAGATTACCGGGGGAAAGGATACACTCGTGCTCCGATATCTGACGCCGCATGGCAAATGGAACATTCACAGCACCTACCAGGATAATCTGCACATGCTGACGCTGTTCCGCGGAGGCCCGACGGTATGGATTAACAATGATGACGCAGCGGCGAACGACATTCAGGACAATGATTGGCTGGAAGTATACAACCGCAACGGCGTTGTCACCGCCCGCGCCGTTGTCAGCCACCGGATGCCGAAAGGCACGATGTACATGTATCATGCGCAGGATAAACACATCAACGTGCCGGGCTCGGAGATTACGAAGGATCGCGGCGGCAGCCACAACGCGCCGACGAGAATCCATGTAAAGCCGACCCAGATGGTCGGGGGCTATGCCCAGCTCAGCTATGGTTTTAACTACTACGGACCGATCGGCAACCAGCGGGATGTGTACGTGGCTGTCCGCAAAATGAAAGAGGTGGATTGGCTTGAAGATTAA
- the narJ gene encoding nitrate reductase molybdenum cofactor assembly chaperone, which yields MEESLDSSDPAYESIRTYWTTMHEYSMEEIEELYVQTFDFQAKSTLYMTYYKFEDGRERGQMLAKLKETYEMFGLGIAGSELSDYLPLMCEFLYAANWQGREKEAGESLDLMLAVMEDGTYHLLKALEKYKSPYLYLIQGLRATFKACFNQEEAAHEHD from the coding sequence ATGGAGGAGTCGCTTGACTCCTCTGACCCGGCCTATGAATCCATCAGAACGTACTGGACGACCATGCATGAATACAGCATGGAAGAGATTGAAGAGCTGTACGTCCAGACCTTCGACTTTCAGGCGAAATCCACATTGTATATGACCTATTATAAATTTGAGGACGGCAGGGAACGTGGCCAGATGCTCGCCAAACTTAAAGAGACGTATGAGATGTTTGGTCTGGGCATCGCGGGCTCGGAACTATCGGATTATCTCCCGCTGATGTGCGAGTTTCTATATGCAGCGAATTGGCAGGGGCGCGAGAAGGAAGCTGGAGAGAGCCTGGATTTGATGCTGGCTGTCATGGAGGACGGCACCTATCATCTGCTGAAAGCTTTGGAGAAATATAAGAGTCCGTATCTTTATCTCATTCAAGGCCTTCGCGCGACGTTCAAAGCATGTTTCAATCAGGAGGAGGCGGCTCATGAGCATGATTAA
- the narI gene encoding respiratory nitrate reductase subunit gamma yields MSMINQFLWVIFPYICLAVFIVGHIYRYRTDQFNWTAKSSEFIEKKHLKLGSLMFHLGIIPVIGGHVAGLAIPQSWMESLGISDHMYHIGAVYIGSAFGFLTLGGMVLLTARRFTIRNVRKLSTASDMLVNVLLLFIVFMGMYSTLVTNAVQPEFNYRETVSVWFRGLFMLRPDASLMVNVPLSFKIHILAGFGIFGLWPFTRLVHVWSVPLNYVGRRYILYRKHRKFES; encoded by the coding sequence ATGAGCATGATTAATCAGTTTCTGTGGGTCATTTTCCCCTATATCTGCCTTGCCGTGTTTATTGTCGGTCATATTTACCGTTACCGTACGGACCAGTTTAACTGGACGGCCAAATCCAGCGAGTTTATCGAGAAGAAACATCTCAAGCTGGGCAGTCTCATGTTTCATTTAGGCATCATTCCTGTTATCGGAGGGCATGTTGCAGGCTTAGCTATCCCTCAATCCTGGATGGAGTCACTGGGGATCAGCGACCATATGTATCATATCGGGGCGGTGTATATTGGAAGCGCATTTGGCTTTCTAACGCTGGGAGGCATGGTATTGTTAACCGCCAGGCGGTTCACCATTCGTAATGTCCGAAAACTCAGCACCGCTTCGGATATGCTGGTTAATGTCCTTCTGCTGTTTATCGTATTTATGGGGATGTACAGCACGCTGGTCACGAACGCGGTGCAGCCGGAATTCAATTATCGGGAAACGGTCTCCGTGTGGTTCCGTGGATTGTTTATGCTCCGTCCGGATGCTTCGTTGATGGTGAACGTGCCGCTGTCGTTTAAAATTCATATTCTGGCCGGATTCGGCATTTTTGGCTTATGGCCGTTTACCCGATTGGTGCATGTGTGGAGTGTTCCGTTGAATTATGTGGGGAGAAGATATATTCTGTATAGAAAGCACCGTAAATTTGAATCGTAG
- a CDS encoding GAF domain-containing protein: protein MKNQPIFNYQSEMDKLRARFQFDFVSMALVQPAEDRFVLTWQYASGNINERYKRIVLHSGKGIAGMVFKTGKPMLIQNVNADIESRDLYNYPIIVAEQLKSLGAVPLWEGSRVKGVLLVGYRKENVLDPRSFESFQEGMGTEFGAFYAKEVSQP from the coding sequence ATGAAGAATCAGCCGATCTTTAATTACCAAAGTGAAATGGATAAGCTTCGAGCCCGGTTTCAATTCGATTTCGTGTCCATGGCGTTGGTGCAGCCGGCTGAAGACCGATTTGTTTTGACCTGGCAGTATGCCTCGGGAAATATAAACGAGAGGTACAAGCGTATCGTTTTACATTCCGGCAAAGGCATCGCGGGAATGGTATTTAAGACTGGAAAACCGATGCTGATTCAAAACGTGAATGCCGATATTGAATCAAGGGACTTGTATAATTATCCAATTATCGTTGCAGAGCAGTTGAAAAGCCTTGGCGCAGTACCGCTGTGGGAAGGCTCTCGCGTCAAGGGGGTTTTGCTTGTGGGATATCGCAAGGAAAACGTGCTGGATCCAAGGTCCTTTGAGTCGTTTCAGGAAGGAATGGGAACGGAATTTGGTGCTTTTTATGCCAAGGAGGTATCACAGCCTTGA
- a CDS encoding sensor histidine kinase codes for MIQMTDEHLSELLRSMYQNSMEAIFFIDEKGSVVAMNPAAENILDIDVIERMQSGADGSFCQTCKGYTDEQDLITCSTCYLDYPHGEFSSFQVYLKTRGEGIVPYAASYHIIDEARGIRVMMLLDLTKQQKTQEMLQRTNMLKYVIKAQEDERKRISRELHDSVAQELLSSLVDLRVVKYMDVGEDVLKKLHQTEVSLTRLLDDIRHLSVELRPASLDDLGLEAAFRSHFKWIGKNYGVLVEFSAELAAARYGSEIETVVYRVCQEAVLNAMKYSGTDEVHVRLCEVNGYLQLTVRDRGVGFNMVIDEAKGTGLGLYGMRERAELVGGQFILLSAPGEGTTVQLNIPLTNGDDKPEVRVT; via the coding sequence TTGATTCAGATGACGGATGAGCATTTAAGCGAATTGCTTAGAAGCATGTATCAGAATAGCATGGAGGCCATTTTTTTTATCGACGAAAAGGGCAGCGTGGTGGCTATGAATCCGGCTGCGGAGAACATCCTTGACATTGATGTGATTGAGAGGATGCAGTCCGGTGCGGATGGTTCCTTCTGCCAGACCTGCAAAGGCTATACCGATGAACAGGATCTTATAACCTGCTCCACATGCTATTTAGATTATCCGCATGGGGAGTTTTCATCGTTCCAGGTCTATCTTAAGACGCGCGGCGAAGGCATCGTTCCCTATGCGGCCAGTTACCATATCATCGATGAAGCCCGCGGCATCCGGGTGATGATGCTCCTTGACCTGACGAAGCAGCAGAAAACACAGGAAATGCTGCAGCGGACGAATATGCTGAAATATGTCATCAAGGCACAGGAGGACGAGCGTAAGCGGATATCCCGCGAGCTCCATGATAGCGTGGCTCAAGAGCTGCTCAGCTCGCTGGTCGACCTGCGTGTCGTTAAATATATGGATGTAGGCGAGGATGTGCTCAAGAAGCTGCATCAGACCGAGGTGTCTTTAACCCGGCTTTTGGATGACATCCGGCATTTATCCGTTGAACTCAGACCTGCTTCATTGGATGATTTGGGGCTTGAGGCTGCATTCCGCTCCCATTTTAAATGGATCGGGAAGAATTACGGAGTGCTTGTTGAGTTCTCTGCGGAGTTAGCGGCAGCCCGCTACGGCAGCGAGATTGAAACGGTTGTGTACCGGGTATGTCAGGAAGCGGTGCTGAATGCCATGAAATATTCAGGAACGGACGAGGTGCATGTACGATTATGCGAAGTGAACGGCTACCTTCAGCTAACCGTTCGTGACCGTGGAGTTGGGTTTAATATGGTCATTGATGAAGCCAAGGGAACCGGATTGGGGCTGTACGGGATGCGGGAACGCGCGGAGCTCGTCGGGGGTCAGTTTATTTTGCTGTCCGCTCCCGGTGAGGGTACGACGGTTCAGCTCAACATTCCGCTTACGAATGGTGACGACAAGCCGGAGGTGAGGGTTACGTGA
- a CDS encoding response regulator transcription factor yields the protein MKIVIADDHAVVRSGFSMILNYQEDMEVVATAADGMEAYTMVAKHRPNVLLMDLSMPPGESGLIATGKISSEFPETKILILTMYDDDDYLFHVLKNGASGYVLKNAPDDELISAIRMVHKGGTYIHPQMATSLVREFIKKDSESAEQDPFNSLSKREIEILPLIAKGYGNKEIAEKLFVSVKTVEAHKAKIMEKLNLKSRPELVEYALKKKLLDF from the coding sequence GTGAAAATTGTGATTGCGGATGATCATGCCGTGGTCCGCAGCGGATTTTCCATGATTCTGAATTACCAGGAAGACATGGAGGTTGTCGCGACGGCGGCAGACGGTATGGAGGCTTACACCATGGTGGCGAAGCATCGGCCGAATGTGCTGTTGATGGATTTAAGCATGCCCCCCGGCGAAAGCGGACTGATTGCGACCGGCAAGATCAGCAGCGAATTTCCGGAAACGAAAATTCTGATTCTAACCATGTATGATGATGACGATTACCTGTTTCATGTTTTAAAAAACGGGGCTTCAGGTTATGTGCTCAAAAATGCGCCGGATGATGAATTAATCTCCGCCATCCGCATGGTGCATAAGGGAGGGACCTATATTCATCCCCAGATGGCGACTTCCCTGGTTCGGGAGTTTATTAAGAAAGATAGTGAGAGCGCGGAGCAGGATCCGTTTAACAGCCTGTCCAAAAGGGAGATTGAGATCCTGCCTCTAATCGCCAAGGGCTATGGCAATAAGGAGATCGCGGAAAAACTGTTCGTATCGGTCAAGACGGTGGAGGCGCACAAGGCCAAAATTATGGAAAAGCTGAATTTGAAAAGCCGTCCGGAGTTAGTGGAATATGCGCTGAAGAAAAAATTGCTGGATTTTTAG